One Xyrauchen texanus isolate HMW12.3.18 chromosome 44, RBS_HiC_50CHRs, whole genome shotgun sequence DNA segment encodes these proteins:
- the LOC127636426 gene encoding C3a anaphylatoxin chemotactic receptor-like, giving the protein MNWTHADNFSDYYPMNDTYYDFDVPSEESVAMGVTSQVVFCLTFLLGVPGNVFVVYIAGMKMKRTVNTVWFLNLAIADLLCCLSIPFHVAEILLDHHWPYGSVMCKILPSFVVINMFASVFTLNVISLDRFTQVITPVWAQNHRNLMLARVSCVVAWVLSLLLSLPFMILRETYDELNITICTLYGYEEGETNTNGILSVIRFVFGFLIPLVCITTCYGFIARKLGRSNFQSGRAFRIMSAVIVAFFLCWLPYHIVDLITIYGGESSFSVASTMDPLVISLAYFNSCLNPVLYVFMGQDFKEKVKLSLRHVFQRAFSEEETQISRSTQSQQMHSM; this is encoded by the coding sequence ATGAACTGGACACATGCAGACAACTTTTCTGATTACTATCCAATGAACGACACATACTATGACTTCGATGTACCTTCAGAAGAGAGCGTTGCTATGGGAGTGACTTCTCAGGTCGTCTTCTGCCTGACGTTTCTCCTTGGAGTTCCAGGAAATGTCTTTGTTGTGTACATTGCTGggatgaagatgaagaggacCGTTAATACCGTATGGTTCCTCAATCTAGCGATTGCAGACCTCCTGTGCTGCCTTTCCATACCTTTCCATGTGGCGGAGATTCTTCTTGACCATCACTGGCCATATGGATCGGTCATGTGCAAGATTCTTCCCTCTTTTGTAGTTATCAACATGTTTGCCAGTGTCTTCACTTTGAACGTGATTAGTCTGGATCGGTTCACCCAGGTGATCACACCGGTTTGGGCTCAGAACCATCGTAACTTGATGCTTGCACGGGTGTCCTGTGTAGTGGCGTGGGTGCTGTCATTACTCCTTAGCCTGCCCTTTATGATATTAAGAGAAACTTATGATGAATTAAATATAACAATCTGCACATTGTATGGTTATGAAGAAGGTGAGACTAATACAAATGGAATATTGAGTGTCATCAGGTTTGTGTTTGGTTTTTTGATTCCTCTCGTATGTATCACGACATGTTACGGATTCATCGCACGAAAGTTAGGCAGGAGTAATTTTCAGTCTGGACGAGCGTTTCGCATCATGTCGGCTGTTATTGTGGCATTTTTTCTGTGTTGGCTGCCGTATCACATTGTGGATTTGATCACGATATATGGCGGAGAATCGAGTTTCTCGGTGGCATCTACCATGGACCCATTGGTCATCTCTTTGGCGTATTTCAACAGCTGTCTGAACCCGGTTCTGTATGTTTTCATGGGGCAGGATTTTAAGGAGAAGGTCAAGCTTTCTCTAAGACATGTGTTTCAAAGAGCTTTCTCAGAGGAGGAGACACAAATCTCACGATCCACCCAGTCTCAACAAATGCACTCAATGTAG